From Sphingomonas sp.:
CTGATGCTGACCGGTCCCCAGGCGCCGATCCACGCCGCGACGCTGATGCTGATCGGCATGGGCGCATCGCTCGGCCCCGATCCGGACGCGGTCGGCAGCCTTACCGGCCTGGCAATGCGTGCCGCCCTGCGGATGGGTGCGGCATCGGTCGGCTGTCTGCTCGGCTGGTCCGAGCTCAGCCTGCCCGACGCGCTGGTACCACCGAGCGCGGCCGCGATGATGCGCGGGGCGCTCGCAGCAATCGACGCGTATGACGGCGACGCCGTCGCGATGCAGTGGACCTTCGACATCCGCAACGGGGCGGCCGCTCAAACGACAGCCGCCCTTCAAGACGCCTTGGCGGCCTGGCGCTGAGCCATGGATGCGCGGCGCCGCCGAAGCTGCTATGCTCGGCGTGCTTTCCGGGGAGTTGAGGCGCCAACGATGTTGACCAGGGTTTCCAGCGGGCGTGCGCCGGCACGCGGCTCCGCGCCGATCCGCATCCTGCTGGTCGACGATCACATGCTGCTGCGCGAAGGCGTGCGCGCCGTCGTCTCCACCCAGAGCGACATGGCGATCGCCGGCGAGGCAAGCGGCGGCGCCGAGGCGATCGAGGCCTATGCACGGTTGCAACCCGACCTGGTGCTGATGGACCTGCAGATGGCGGATATGTCTGGCCTCGACGCGATTACCGCGATCCGCGCGGCATCCCCCGATGCCCGGATCATCGTGCTGACGACCTATTCGGGCGATGGCCGTGCGATCAAGGCGCTGCGGGCCGGGGCGATGGGCTATCTGCTCAAGGCCAGCCTGCGCAACCAACTGCTCGAGGCGATCCGCTCGGTCCATCACGGCGGCAAGCATCTTGACGCCAGCGTGGCGACCGCGATCGCGCTGCACGTCCTCGACGAGGACCTGACCGAACGCGAAGTCTCGGTGCTGACGCTCGCCGCCTGGGGCAATTCGAACAAGCAGATCGCCGCCCGGCTCACGCTGTCCGAGGAAACGGTGAAGGGCCATATGAAAGCGCTGTTCGCCAAGCTCGGCGCCAATGATCGCACCCATGCCGTGACGATCGCGGCAAAGCGCGGGCTGATCGAACTCTAGCGCGAGGGTGCCGATCCGGCGCGACGCGTCCGATCGCATCAAACCCATCCAATACCGGTCCGACCGTCGCAGCCTAGGGCTGCGGGCGGCGGTATGCTGCCGCGCACGCCGTGGCGATGCGATGCACTGACCGCTCACTGTTCGAAAGAATAGAACGGTACGCGTAAGTTTATCCGAGTTTTCGGAAAATGCGTGCCGGCTATTCTGACCGCATCAACGCCGGACCCCGGCAGATTTTGGAGCCGCATCATGACTCTCACCGCCACCGCCACGCCGGGCACGTCGCTGATCTCGCCGACCAACCATGCCCTTGTGCTCATCGATTTCCAGTCGCAGATGGCCTTCGCCACCAAGTCGATCGACGCGACGCTCCTCCGCAACAATGCCGCGCTGATCAGCCGCGGGGCGAAGTCCTTCGGCGTGCCGACGATCCTGACCACGGTTGCCGAGAAGAGCTTCTCCGGCCCGATGTTCAGCGAGGTGACCGATGCGTTCCCGGGCCAGGCGCTGCTCGATCGCACCTCGATGAATACCTGGGAAGACGCGGCGGTGATCCAAGAGGTCAACCGCATCGCCAAGCCGCGCATCGTCTTCGCGGGCCTGTGGACCAGCGTCTGCATCGTCGGCCCG
This genomic window contains:
- a CDS encoding response regulator transcription factor, yielding MLTRVSSGRAPARGSAPIRILLVDDHMLLREGVRAVVSTQSDMAIAGEASGGAEAIEAYARLQPDLVLMDLQMADMSGLDAITAIRAASPDARIIVLTTYSGDGRAIKALRAGAMGYLLKASLRNQLLEAIRSVHHGGKHLDASVATAIALHVLDEDLTEREVSVLTLAAWGNSNKQIAARLTLSEETVKGHMKALFAKLGANDRTHAVTIAAKRGLIEL
- a CDS encoding hydrolase — translated: MTLTATATPGTSLISPTNHALVLIDFQSQMAFATKSIDATLLRNNAALISRGAKSFGVPTILTTVAEKSFSGPMFSEVTDAFPGQALLDRTSMNTWEDAAVIQEVNRIAKPRIVFAGLWTSVCIVGPVASAIDQGFEAYFIADACGDISAEAHERAVQRMIQLGAVPMTSLQYLLELQRDWARAETYASTTGIAKQWGGAYGLGVTYAKTMFGASEGH
- a CDS encoding M17 family peptidase N-terminal domain-containing protein, with amino-acid sequence MGNRQSLAIGAWRGVSFAVAQIDVVAAKDDLLVVGMLEKDVVCANRGGADAVDDVLHGTLSKLREGGIFTGGFGETLMLTGPQAPIHAATLMLIGMGASLGPDPDAVGSLTGLAMRAALRMGAASVGCLLGWSELSLPDALVPPSAAAMMRGALAAIDAYDGDAVAMQWTFDIRNGAAAQTTAALQDALAAWR